A genomic window from Desulfovibrio sp. X2 includes:
- a CDS encoding TrkA C-terminal domain-containing protein, translating into MLAIVTLLSVIAFSLVVTRIATIALMHTGLSEDTARFQARSALTGVGFTTHEAEGVVNHPVRRRIVMQLMLWGNAGLVTAISSLALTFVNLSGPKAEMHHAIYLGAGLVLLVAASRSRFVNTHLSRLITWALKRYTDIDVQDYVSLMHLGEFRINELMVEDDFWLVDKDLQTLGLKKLGLQVLGITRRDGRFVGTPSGTDEIKAGDRLLVYCRGDVLRSVDWRAAPASEEEKGADGEPSPSPEAPRGLLAKVRGKAAKRKAAKKDDGRPDDSG; encoded by the coding sequence ATGCTCGCCATCGTCACCCTTCTTTCTGTCATCGCCTTCTCGCTCGTGGTCACGCGCATCGCCACCATCGCCCTCATGCACACCGGCCTGTCCGAGGACACGGCCCGCTTCCAGGCGCGCTCGGCGCTCACCGGCGTGGGCTTCACCACGCACGAGGCGGAGGGCGTGGTCAACCACCCGGTCAGGCGGCGCATCGTCATGCAGCTCATGCTCTGGGGCAACGCGGGGCTGGTCACGGCCATCTCCTCCCTGGCCCTGACCTTCGTGAACCTCTCCGGGCCCAAGGCGGAGATGCACCACGCCATCTACCTCGGCGCCGGGCTCGTCCTGCTCGTGGCCGCCAGCCGCAGCCGCTTCGTCAACACCCACCTCTCGCGGCTCATCACCTGGGCGCTCAAGCGCTACACGGACATCGACGTGCAGGACTACGTGAGCCTCATGCACCTGGGCGAATTCAGGATCAACGAGCTGATGGTGGAGGACGACTTCTGGCTGGTGGACAAGGACCTGCAGACGCTCGGGCTCAAGAAGCTCGGCCTGCAGGTGCTGGGCATCACGCGGCGCGACGGCCGCTTCGTCGGCACGCCGAGCGGCACGGACGAGATCAAGGCCGGGGACAGGCTGCTGGTCTACTGCCGGGGCGACGTGCTGCGCTCCGTGGACTGGCGGGCCGCGCCCGCGTCCGAGGAAGAGAAGGGTGCGGACGGGGAGCCCTCCCCGTCCCCCGAGGCGCCCCGCGGGCTGCTCGCCAAGGTGCGGGGCAAGGCGGCCAAAAGGAAGGCCGCGAAGAAGGACGACGGGCGGCCGGACGATTCCGGCTGA
- a CDS encoding universal stress protein, whose translation MYETILVAFSFSDPGRAALAAGAELARREGARLHVFHALDYRLMHDDPAHPACVAACLETEDRFRNEEGEGLKDVQAFFECRPDDPAMAVCKLARDLPASLIVIGVHRSKLARISYTGITIIENAPCPVLVVPLPHARRTAA comes from the coding sequence ATGTACGAGACCATCCTGGTGGCCTTCTCATTCTCCGACCCGGGCCGCGCCGCTCTGGCCGCGGGCGCGGAGCTGGCGCGCCGCGAGGGCGCCCGGCTGCACGTCTTCCACGCCCTGGACTACCGCCTCATGCACGACGATCCCGCGCACCCCGCCTGCGTCGCCGCCTGCCTGGAGACAGAGGACCGCTTCCGCAACGAGGAGGGTGAAGGGCTGAAGGACGTCCAGGCCTTCTTCGAGTGCCGCCCGGACGACCCGGCCATGGCCGTGTGCAAGCTGGCCCGGGACCTTCCGGCCTCGCTCATCGTCATCGGCGTCCACCGCAGCAAGCTCGCGCGCATCAGCTACACCGGCATCACGATCATCGAAAACGCGCCCTGCCCGGTGCTCGTGGTGCCCCTGCCCCATGCGCGCCGCACCGCCGCCTGA
- the glpK gene encoding glycerol kinase GlpK encodes MSGYVLAIDQGTTSSRAILFTRAGDIKQIAQKEFTQIYPKPGWVEHNANEIFDTESSVMTECLSRAGVDASEVAAIGITNQRETTVVWDRRSGTPVYNAIVWQDRRTAAICDELKAKGMSETVREKTGLIIDSYFSGTKVRWILDNVPGAREKAERGDLLFGTIDTWLIWNLTKGAVHVTDVSNASRTMMYNIHTGQWDDELLAMLNVPRSMLPRVAGSSEVVAETHPEFFGRALPISGIVGDQQAATFGNACLKKGMAKNTYGTGCFMLLNTGESARISKNNLLTTVAWGTPEKCLYALEGSIFIAGAVVQWLRDGLGIIGSAPEVEQLALSVPDNGGVFLVPAFAGLGAPHWDQYARGAMMGITRGVTKAHIARAALESIALQTLDIMDAMQKDAGVELKALRADGGATRNNLLMQFQADMLGVPVERPRVTETTALGAAYQAGLAVGFWKSEEEIERMWQLDRRFEPNMDADRRGQLIHDWKRAVERSMAWAEE; translated from the coding sequence ATGAGCGGATACGTTCTTGCCATCGACCAGGGAACCACCAGCTCCCGCGCCATCCTCTTCACCCGCGCGGGCGACATCAAGCAGATCGCCCAGAAGGAGTTCACCCAGATCTATCCCAAGCCGGGCTGGGTGGAGCACAACGCCAACGAGATCTTCGACACCGAGTCCTCGGTCATGACCGAGTGCCTGAGCCGCGCGGGCGTGGACGCCAGCGAGGTCGCGGCCATCGGCATCACCAACCAGCGCGAGACCACCGTGGTCTGGGACCGCCGTTCCGGCACCCCGGTCTACAACGCCATCGTCTGGCAGGACCGCCGCACCGCGGCCATCTGCGACGAGCTGAAGGCCAAGGGCATGTCCGAGACCGTGCGCGAGAAGACCGGCCTCATCATCGACTCCTACTTCTCCGGCACCAAGGTGCGCTGGATACTGGACAACGTGCCCGGCGCCCGCGAGAAGGCCGAGCGCGGCGACCTGCTCTTCGGCACCATCGACACCTGGCTCATCTGGAACCTGACCAAGGGCGCGGTGCACGTCACGGACGTGAGCAACGCCAGCCGCACCATGATGTACAACATCCACACCGGCCAGTGGGACGACGAGCTCCTGGCCATGCTGAACGTGCCGCGCTCCATGCTGCCCCGCGTGGCCGGGTCCTCCGAGGTGGTGGCCGAGACGCACCCCGAGTTCTTCGGCCGCGCGCTGCCCATCTCCGGCATCGTGGGCGACCAGCAGGCCGCGACCTTCGGCAACGCCTGCCTGAAGAAGGGCATGGCCAAGAACACCTACGGCACCGGCTGCTTCATGCTCCTGAACACCGGCGAGTCCGCGCGCATCAGCAAGAACAACCTGCTGACCACCGTGGCCTGGGGCACCCCCGAGAAATGCCTCTACGCCCTGGAAGGCAGCATCTTCATCGCCGGAGCCGTGGTGCAGTGGCTGCGCGACGGCCTGGGCATCATCGGCTCCGCGCCCGAGGTGGAGCAGCTGGCGCTTTCCGTGCCGGACAACGGCGGCGTCTTCCTGGTGCCCGCCTTCGCGGGCCTGGGCGCGCCGCACTGGGACCAGTACGCGCGCGGCGCCATGATGGGCATCACCCGCGGCGTGACCAAGGCGCACATCGCCCGCGCCGCGCTCGAGTCCATCGCCCTGCAGACCCTGGACATCATGGACGCCATGCAGAAGGACGCGGGCGTGGAGCTGAAGGCCCTGCGCGCCGACGGCGGCGCCACGCGCAACAACCTGCTCATGCAGTTCCAGGCCGACATGCTCGGCGTGCCCGTGGAGCGGCCCCGGGTCACGGAGACCACCGCCCTGGGCGCCGCCTACCAGGCGGGCCTGGCCGTGGGCTTCTGGAAGAGCGAGGAGGAGATCGAGCGCATGTGGCAGCTCGACCGCCGCTTCGAGCCCAACATGGACGCCGACCGCCGCGGCCAGCTGATCCACGACTGGAAGCGCGCCGTGGAGCGCTCCATGGCCTGGGCCGAGGAATAG
- the rpe gene encoding ribulose-phosphate 3-epimerase — MERDIILAPSLLSADFTRLGEEMAALEEADIKWAHLDIMDGMYVPNITYGPVMVSALRKKSNLFFDCHLMVEQPERYVVDFAEAGADLICVHAEATKHLERTLSHIEDQGVKPAVALNPATPLEMIKYVLPQCHMVLLMSVNPGFGGQMFIPFVLDKIRELREMIDKAGCKTLIEVDGGVTPENAENIVEAGADVLVSGSAFFKFPPYKKRHELFLFLAKNKFGPTGL; from the coding sequence ATGGAACGCGATATCATTCTGGCCCCGTCCCTGCTCTCGGCCGACTTCACCCGCCTGGGCGAAGAGATGGCGGCCCTTGAGGAAGCGGACATCAAGTGGGCGCATCTGGACATCATGGACGGCATGTACGTGCCGAACATCACCTACGGCCCGGTGATGGTCTCCGCGCTGCGCAAGAAGAGCAACCTCTTCTTCGACTGCCACCTGATGGTCGAGCAGCCCGAGCGCTACGTGGTGGACTTCGCCGAGGCGGGCGCGGATCTCATCTGCGTGCACGCCGAGGCCACCAAGCACCTCGAGCGCACCCTCTCCCACATCGAGGACCAGGGCGTGAAGCCCGCCGTGGCGCTGAACCCGGCCACCCCGCTCGAGATGATCAAGTACGTCCTGCCGCAGTGCCACATGGTCCTGCTCATGAGCGTCAACCCCGGCTTCGGCGGTCAGATGTTCATCCCCTTCGTGCTCGACAAGATCCGCGAGCTGCGGGAGATGATCGACAAGGCGGGCTGCAAGACCCTCATCGAGGTGGACGGCGGCGTGACCCCGGAGAATGCCGAGAACATCGTCGAGGCGGGCGCCGACGTGCTCGTCTCCGGCTCGGCCTTCTTCAAGTTCCCCCCCTACAAGAAGCGCCACGAGCTCTTCCTCTTCCTCGCCAAGAACAAGTTCGGCCCCACCGGCCTCTAG
- the ahbC gene encoding 12,18-didecarboxysiroheme deacetylase yields the protein MIGISKLFCGTVEPSDALRYGRHSGKLPSHLLQFSKDKKPVVVWNMTRRCNLKCIHCYAQAVEAEEELGGRDAISTAQAKAMIDDLAAYGAPVMLFSGGEPLVRRDLTELASHATAKGMRAVISTNGTLITKEKARELKDVGLSYVGISMDGGEAVHDKFRAVPGAFKKAIQGIENCQAEGLKVGLRFTINRHNAGEVPTLFRLLEDLEVPRICFYHLVYAGRGSEMVAEDLDHAQTRAVVDLIMDETRALFERGKEKEVLTVDNHADGPYLWLRMLREDPKRAAEVLELLSWNEGNSTGRGIGCISWDGQVHADQFWRNHTFGNVLERPFSEIWDDPNIEMLHKLKDKRPYVGGRCARCRFLNICGGNFRARAEAVYGDIWAQDPACYLTDDEITGEPVCRPDERGGSDEAACAR from the coding sequence GTGATCGGCATTTCCAAACTCTTCTGCGGTACGGTGGAGCCCTCGGACGCCCTGCGCTACGGGCGCCATTCCGGCAAGCTCCCTTCCCATCTTCTCCAGTTCTCCAAGGACAAGAAGCCCGTCGTGGTCTGGAACATGACCCGCCGGTGCAACCTCAAATGCATCCATTGCTACGCGCAGGCCGTGGAGGCCGAGGAGGAGCTGGGCGGACGCGACGCCATCTCCACCGCGCAGGCCAAGGCCATGATCGACGACCTTGCCGCCTACGGCGCGCCGGTGATGCTCTTTTCCGGCGGCGAGCCCCTGGTGCGCCGCGACCTGACCGAGCTGGCCAGCCACGCCACGGCCAAGGGCATGCGCGCGGTCATCTCCACCAACGGCACGCTCATCACCAAGGAGAAGGCCCGCGAGCTGAAGGACGTGGGCCTGTCCTACGTGGGCATCTCCATGGACGGCGGCGAGGCCGTGCACGACAAGTTCCGCGCCGTGCCGGGCGCCTTCAAAAAGGCCATCCAGGGCATCGAGAACTGCCAGGCCGAAGGGCTCAAGGTGGGGCTGCGCTTCACCATCAACCGCCACAACGCGGGCGAGGTGCCCACGCTCTTCCGCCTCCTGGAAGACCTGGAAGTGCCCCGCATCTGCTTCTACCACCTGGTCTACGCGGGCCGCGGCTCCGAGATGGTGGCCGAGGACCTGGACCACGCGCAGACCCGCGCCGTGGTGGACCTGATCATGGACGAGACGCGCGCCCTGTTCGAGCGCGGCAAGGAGAAGGAGGTCCTGACCGTGGACAACCACGCGGACGGCCCCTACCTCTGGCTGCGCATGCTGCGCGAGGACCCCAAGCGCGCCGCCGAGGTCCTGGAGCTGCTGTCCTGGAACGAGGGCAACAGCACGGGCCGCGGCATCGGCTGCATCTCCTGGGACGGCCAGGTGCACGCCGACCAGTTCTGGCGCAACCACACCTTCGGCAACGTGCTCGAGCGCCCCTTCTCCGAGATCTGGGACGACCCGAACATCGAGATGCTGCACAAGCTGAAGGACAAGCGGCCCTACGTGGGCGGACGCTGCGCCCGCTGCCGCTTCCTGAACATCTGCGGCGGCAACTTCCGGGCCCGCGCCGAGGCCGTGTACGGCGACATCTGGGCGCAGGACCCGGCCTGCTACCTGACGGACGACGAGATCACGGGCGAGCCCGTGTGCCGTCCGGACGAGCGGGGCGGAAGCGACGAGGCGGCCTGCGCCCGCTAG
- a CDS encoding AsnC family transcriptional regulator, whose amino-acid sequence MDDLDKRLLDIIQSHFPLVSRPYRALGRELGLTEAETLARVRALKASGIIRRTGANFQSGKLGWHSTLCAAHVSDDKLDAFTAEVNRHVGVTHNYLRRHFYNVWFSYIGEDAATVQAKLKAITQKTGVPIMYLPAEKVYKIKVDFKMKRKGDA is encoded by the coding sequence ATGGACGACCTGGACAAGCGCCTGCTGGACATCATCCAGTCGCACTTCCCGCTCGTCTCCCGGCCCTACCGCGCCCTCGGCCGCGAGCTCGGCCTGACCGAGGCCGAGACCCTGGCCCGGGTGCGGGCGCTGAAAGCCTCGGGCATCATCCGCCGCACGGGCGCCAACTTCCAGTCCGGCAAGCTCGGCTGGCACTCCACCCTGTGCGCCGCGCACGTGTCCGACGACAAGCTCGATGCCTTCACCGCCGAGGTCAACCGCCACGTGGGCGTGACCCACAACTACCTGCGCCGCCACTTCTACAACGTCTGGTTCTCCTACATCGGCGAGGACGCGGCCACGGTCCAGGCGAAGCTCAAGGCCATCACGCAGAAGACCGGCGTACCAATCATGTACCTGCCGGCCGAGAAGGTTTACAAGATCAAGGTCGACTTCAAGATGAAACGCAAGGGGGATGCGTGA
- the hemB gene encoding porphobilinogen synthase encodes MDFFRGRRLRADPAIRRMTAETELRPQDLIQPWFAYETDDSKYKKPIGSMPGQYQLSIPELLRRAEKAVKNGLVSCLLFGIPREKDPQGSQAYAEKGIVQQAVRALKKEFPDLYVITDVCLCEYTSHGHCGLVRGEDIQNDPTLELLARTALSHVRAGADMVAPSDMMDGRVAVIREALDEHGHTGVPLMSYAVKYASAFYGPFREAAEGAPKFGDRKTHQMDPANRREALREAAADLSEGADLLMVKPAGPYLDIIRDLYEAFDAPVAAYQVSGEYALIKAAAERGWVDGTAVALESLLGIKRAGASMILTYFAEELLPLLK; translated from the coding sequence ATGGACTTCTTCCGCGGCCGTCGCCTGCGCGCCGATCCGGCCATCAGGCGCATGACGGCAGAGACGGAGCTTCGGCCCCAGGACCTGATCCAGCCCTGGTTCGCGTACGAGACCGACGATTCCAAGTACAAAAAGCCCATCGGCTCCATGCCGGGGCAGTACCAGCTGTCCATTCCGGAGCTGCTGCGCCGGGCGGAGAAGGCCGTGAAGAACGGCCTCGTCTCCTGCCTGCTCTTCGGCATCCCCAGGGAGAAGGACCCGCAGGGCTCCCAGGCCTACGCCGAGAAGGGCATCGTGCAGCAGGCCGTGCGCGCGCTGAAGAAGGAGTTCCCGGACCTCTACGTGATCACGGACGTGTGCCTGTGCGAGTACACCTCGCACGGCCACTGCGGCCTCGTGCGCGGGGAGGACATCCAGAACGATCCGACGCTGGAGCTTCTGGCGCGCACCGCGCTCTCGCACGTGCGCGCCGGGGCGGACATGGTCGCCCCCTCGGACATGATGGACGGCCGCGTGGCGGTCATCCGCGAGGCCCTGGACGAGCACGGCCACACGGGCGTCCCGCTCATGTCCTACGCGGTCAAGTACGCCTCCGCCTTCTACGGCCCGTTCCGCGAGGCCGCCGAGGGCGCGCCCAAGTTCGGCGACCGCAAGACCCACCAGATGGACCCGGCCAACCGACGCGAGGCGCTGCGCGAGGCCGCGGCCGACCTCTCGGAAGGCGCGGACCTCCTCATGGTCAAGCCCGCCGGGCCGTACCTGGACATCATTCGCGACCTCTACGAGGCCTTTGACGCGCCCGTGGCCGCCTACCAGGTGAGCGGCGAGTACGCGCTGATCAAGGCCGCCGCCGAGCGCGGCTGGGTGGACGGCACGGCCGTGGCCCTGGAGAGCCTTCTCGGCATCAAGCGCGCCGGGGCCTCCATGATCCTGACCTACTTCGCCGAAGAGCTGCTGCCGCTGCTCAAGTAG
- the ahbD gene encoding heme b synthase translates to MKHDEHMNGQGHPAAHSGGHQGGHPGGHPGGHPGGHPKGHPGGAKGDVGEGGHGGARTLEDGSPVCRLVAWEVTRSCNLACKHCRAEAHLDPYPGELSTEEAKALIETFPDVGNPIIIFTGGEPLMRPDIFELVRHAKAQGLRCVMAPNGTLVTAEIAREMKAAGIERCSLSVDGADAATHDVFRGVPGAFEGVLNAVRHFKDAGIEFQINTTVTRGNLEKFKDIFHLAEDLGASAWHIFLLVPTGRAAELGEEIISADEYESVLNWFYDFRKTTTMQLKATCAPHYHRILRQRAKEEGIPVNFGTFGLDAVSRGCLGGVGFCFVSHTGQVQPCGYLELDCGQVKETPFPEIWRRSQQFLNLRNPEVYTGKCGQCEYERVCGGCRARAATMRSGYLDEEPLCSYTPKKSAKASGKQSGGAGTCGGGSCHG, encoded by the coding sequence ATGAAGCACGACGAGCACATGAACGGACAGGGACACCCCGCCGCGCATTCTGGCGGACACCAGGGCGGACATCCGGGAGGACACCCGGGCGGACACCCGGGCGGCCATCCCAAGGGACATCCGGGCGGCGCCAAGGGCGACGTGGGCGAGGGCGGGCACGGCGGCGCGAGGACGCTCGAAGACGGCTCGCCCGTCTGCCGCCTCGTGGCCTGGGAGGTCACCCGCTCCTGCAACCTGGCCTGCAAGCACTGCCGGGCCGAGGCGCACCTCGATCCCTATCCGGGCGAGCTCTCCACCGAGGAGGCCAAGGCGCTCATCGAGACCTTCCCGGACGTGGGCAACCCGATCATCATCTTCACCGGCGGCGAGCCGCTCATGCGGCCCGACATCTTCGAGCTCGTGCGCCACGCCAAGGCCCAGGGGCTGCGCTGCGTCATGGCCCCCAACGGCACCCTGGTCACGGCCGAGATCGCGCGCGAGATGAAGGCCGCGGGCATCGAGCGCTGCTCGCTCTCCGTGGACGGCGCGGACGCGGCCACGCACGACGTGTTCCGCGGCGTGCCCGGGGCCTTCGAGGGCGTGCTGAACGCCGTGCGCCACTTCAAGGACGCAGGCATCGAATTCCAGATCAACACCACGGTCACGCGCGGCAACCTGGAGAAGTTCAAGGACATCTTCCACCTGGCCGAGGACCTCGGCGCCTCGGCCTGGCACATCTTCCTGCTCGTGCCCACGGGCCGCGCGGCCGAGCTCGGCGAGGAGATCATCTCCGCGGACGAGTACGAATCCGTGCTCAACTGGTTCTACGACTTCAGAAAGACCACGACCATGCAGCTGAAGGCCACCTGCGCGCCCCACTACCACCGCATCCTGCGCCAGCGGGCCAAGGAAGAGGGCATTCCCGTCAACTTCGGGACCTTCGGCCTGGACGCCGTGTCGCGCGGGTGCCTGGGCGGCGTGGGCTTCTGCTTCGTCTCGCACACCGGCCAGGTGCAGCCCTGCGGCTACCTGGAGCTGGACTGCGGCCAGGTGAAGGAGACGCCCTTCCCCGAGATCTGGCGGCGCTCGCAGCAGTTCCTGAACCTGCGCAACCCCGAGGTCTACACCGGCAAGTGCGGGCAGTGCGAGTACGAGCGCGTGTGCGGCGGCTGCCGGGCCCGCGCCGCCACCATGCGCTCCGGCTACCTGGACGAGGAGCCGCTGTGCTCGTACACGCCCAAAAAGTCCGCAAAGGCGTCCGGGAAGCAGTCCGGCGGCGCGGGGACCTGCGGCGGAGGCTCCTGCCATGGCTGA
- a CDS encoding DUF3419 family protein: MRDALHDKLFELIHGRRLIYNACWEDPALDRRLLGLDASSEVVVITSAGCNALDYLLDGPRAVCCVDVNFRQNALLELKRALIATGRHDWLWSLFGQGADAGHKAIYAAVRPRLPGYAQEFWDAKIGWFSPSGRGSFYWRAAAGDVAWGVSRILWRLKPGLRALALELLEAKSEAEQTAIYDRIEPRLWDPLLSFAVRQPFVMALLGVPRPQIEIIRREHPGGLASFVRDRLRHVLTRVPIGQNYFWRVYLTGSYSPGCCPNYLKPEHFETLRERVDALSAFTGTLSGFLASSRRRFSHFVLLDHQDWMARHRPHDLREEWRLILAWARPGARVLMRSAGSDAGFIPAEARTRLAFRPELTGPLHEADRVGTYGSQHLAVVG; this comes from the coding sequence ATGCGTGACGCCCTGCACGACAAGCTCTTCGAACTGATCCACGGCCGCCGCCTGATCTACAACGCCTGCTGGGAGGACCCGGCCCTGGACCGCCGCCTGCTCGGCCTGGACGCCTCCTCCGAGGTCGTGGTCATCACCTCCGCGGGCTGCAACGCCCTGGACTATCTCCTGGACGGGCCGCGCGCCGTGTGCTGCGTGGACGTGAACTTCCGCCAGAACGCGCTCCTCGAGCTCAAGCGCGCGCTCATCGCCACGGGCCGCCACGACTGGCTGTGGTCGCTCTTCGGCCAGGGCGCGGACGCGGGCCACAAGGCCATCTACGCCGCGGTCAGGCCGCGCCTGCCGGGCTATGCCCAGGAATTCTGGGACGCCAAGATCGGCTGGTTCTCGCCCTCGGGCCGCGGCTCGTTCTACTGGCGCGCCGCGGCCGGGGACGTGGCCTGGGGCGTGTCGCGCATCCTGTGGCGGCTGAAGCCGGGGCTGCGCGCCCTGGCCCTTGAGCTCCTGGAGGCGAAGAGCGAGGCCGAGCAGACCGCGATCTACGACAGGATCGAGCCCAGGCTCTGGGACCCGCTGCTTTCCTTTGCCGTGCGCCAGCCCTTCGTCATGGCCCTGCTCGGCGTGCCCAGGCCGCAGATAGAGATCATCCGGCGCGAGCACCCGGGCGGGCTCGCCTCCTTCGTGCGCGACCGGCTGCGCCACGTGCTGACCCGCGTGCCCATCGGCCAGAACTACTTCTGGCGCGTCTACCTGACCGGCTCCTACAGCCCCGGGTGCTGCCCCAACTACCTGAAGCCCGAGCACTTCGAGACCCTGCGCGAGCGGGTGGACGCGCTCTCCGCCTTCACCGGCACCCTGTCCGGCTTCCTGGCCTCGTCCAGGCGGCGCTTCAGCCATTTCGTGCTCCTGGACCACCAGGACTGGATGGCGCGCCATCGCCCGCACGACCTGCGCGAGGAATGGCGGCTCATCCTCGCCTGGGCCAGGCCCGGGGCGCGCGTGCTCATGCGCTCGGCAGGCTCGGACGCGGGCTTCATCCCGGCCGAGGCGCGCACGCGCCTGGCCTTCCGGCCCGAGCTGACCGGGCCCCTGCACGAGGCCGACCGCGTGGGCACCTACGGCAGCCAGCATTTGGCAGTGGTGGGCTGA
- a CDS encoding radical SAM protein: protein MTAPRPFSASLKILGRLARGRLPGQVVIQYTDRCNAACAQCGMRRDNDMPRTAMEPDAARRMLDALAARGVAAVSFTGGEPLLCLDEICALARHARAAGISHVRTGTNGFLFTGSDRPSFERRVHTLAEKLLAAGFSTFWISLDSAGTEAHERNRGLPGVVAGIERALPIFHEHGLYPSVNLGINRLTGGGEPLPHLEDAGREAFFEATRLAFSRFYMRAEELGFTIANACYPMSREEGGAVYQASSAADMISFSRAEKRELFAALADAVPQHRHRMRIFTPVSSLMALIRDLDAAAPGTAPLSAPFSAPCRGGIDFFYVDCADMQAYPCGYRGDEPLGPAKALDPRRVRDKAFCRRCEWECFRDPSELAAPLLSLFSAPFSLAARFASDRAFARAWLGDLTYYRACGWFDARRPPDSAALARFAPQAGRPHA, encoded by the coding sequence GTGACCGCACCCAGACCATTCTCCGCCTCGCTGAAGATCCTCGGCCGACTGGCCCGCGGGCGCCTGCCCGGACAGGTCGTCATCCAGTACACGGACCGCTGCAACGCCGCCTGCGCGCAGTGCGGCATGCGTCGCGACAACGACATGCCGCGTACGGCCATGGAGCCGGACGCCGCGCGGCGCATGCTGGACGCTCTCGCCGCGCGCGGCGTGGCCGCCGTCTCCTTCACCGGCGGCGAGCCGCTGCTCTGCCTGGACGAGATCTGCGCCCTGGCCCGGCACGCCCGCGCGGCGGGCATCTCCCACGTGCGCACCGGGACCAACGGCTTCCTCTTCACCGGCTCGGACCGCCCCTCGTTCGAGCGCCGCGTGCACACCCTGGCCGAAAAGCTCCTGGCCGCGGGCTTCTCCACCTTCTGGATCAGCCTGGACTCGGCCGGGACCGAGGCCCACGAGCGAAACCGCGGCCTGCCCGGCGTGGTCGCGGGGATCGAGCGCGCCCTGCCCATCTTCCACGAGCACGGCCTGTATCCCTCCGTGAACCTGGGCATCAACCGCCTGACCGGCGGGGGCGAGCCCCTGCCCCATCTCGAGGACGCCGGGCGCGAGGCCTTCTTCGAGGCCACGCGCCTCGCCTTCTCGCGCTTCTACATGCGCGCCGAGGAGCTCGGCTTCACCATCGCCAACGCCTGCTACCCCATGAGCCGAGAGGAGGGCGGCGCGGTCTACCAGGCCTCGAGCGCGGCGGACATGATCAGCTTCAGCCGCGCGGAGAAGCGCGAGCTCTTCGCCGCCCTGGCAGACGCCGTGCCGCAGCACCGCCACCGCATGCGCATCTTCACGCCCGTGAGCTCGCTCATGGCCCTGATCCGCGACCTGGACGCGGCAGCGCCCGGAACCGCGCCCCTCTCCGCGCCGTTCTCCGCGCCCTGCCGGGGCGGCATCGATTTCTTCTACGTGGACTGCGCGGACATGCAGGCCTATCCCTGCGGCTACCGGGGCGACGAGCCGCTGGGCCCGGCCAAGGCCCTGGACCCGCGCCGCGTGCGCGACAAGGCCTTCTGCCGCCGCTGCGAGTGGGAGTGCTTCCGCGATCCCTCCGAGCTGGCCGCGCCGCTCCTGTCCCTTTTTTCCGCGCCGTTTTCCCTGGCCGCCCGCTTCGCCTCGGACCGGGCCTTCGCCCGCGCCTGGCTCGGCGACCTCACCTACTACCGCGCCTGCGGCTGGTTCGATGCCCGCCGCCCGCCCGATTCCGCCGCCCTGGCGCGCTTCGCGCCGCAGGCGGGGAGGCCCCATGCGTGA
- a CDS encoding class I SAM-dependent methyltransferase, producing MEETGKMDGACGPDALKGYYRLHARIYDATRWTFLFGRSAIVSEAERHLAAQALCGAQGAGSRTPGLAGLSILEAGCGTGRNLGMLARRFPGARIVGVDLCPSMLAVARRRLARGEGGCARVELREQAYDAPVQAGSFDLVLFSYALSMFNPGFEQALDAAFRDLKPGGLLAVVDFHDTPARAFERWMGMNHVRMQGHLLSQAKARFEPLVERVVPAFGGLWRYLSFIGSRPGR from the coding sequence ATGGAAGAGACCGGAAAGATGGACGGGGCCTGCGGCCCGGACGCGCTCAAGGGCTACTACCGGCTGCACGCGCGCATCTACGACGCCACGCGCTGGACCTTCCTCTTCGGCCGCTCCGCCATCGTCTCCGAGGCTGAACGCCACCTGGCAGCCCAGGCCCTGTGCGGAGCGCAAGGGGCGGGCTCCCGCACGCCCGGGCTCGCCGGGCTGTCCATCCTGGAGGCGGGCTGTGGCACGGGCAGGAACCTCGGCATGCTCGCCCGGCGCTTTCCCGGCGCGCGCATCGTGGGCGTGGACCTCTGCCCCTCCATGCTCGCGGTGGCCCGGCGCAGGCTCGCGCGCGGCGAGGGCGGCTGCGCGCGCGTGGAGCTGCGCGAGCAGGCCTACGACGCGCCCGTGCAGGCCGGTTCCTTCGACCTCGTCCTCTTCTCCTACGCCCTGTCCATGTTCAACCCCGGCTTCGAGCAGGCCCTGGACGCGGCGTTTCGCGATCTCAAGCCCGGCGGCCTGCTGGCCGTGGTCGACTTCCACGACACGCCCGCGCGCGCCTTCGAGCGCTGGATGGGCATGAACCACGTGCGCATGCAGGGCCACCTGCTGTCCCAGGCCAAGGCCCGCTTCGAGCCCCTTGTCGAGCGCGTTGTCCCGGCCTTCGGCGGGCTCTGGCGTTACCTCTCCTTCATCGGCTCCAGGCCAGGGCGCTGA